In the Populus trichocarpa isolate Nisqually-1 chromosome 1, P.trichocarpa_v4.1, whole genome shotgun sequence genome, ATTGCTTCTGCAACATAAAGCAGCTCAAGCTCCTCAGGTACTGAGGAAAATGGCTATCTTTACAAATCTTTAGCTGTCCCTCCATTGGCATGCTTAAATTTTAAGAACAGGATAGTGTCTGTGTCTTCACATCTGTGCTATCGTCTCTGCAAGCGTTAGCGCTCAGAACAGACTCTGAATTGCAGACTTGCAtgtatttattgattttgtttgaaggTAATTTGATTACTTCCAGATGGTTATAAGGAAATAGCAGCAGCAACAAAGGAAGAAATGCAAGCATGATTTGGATCATCGATCTAGGCAAGAAATATAGACATTAACATGCAATTGACATTAGCTACTTGAGGGTAACGTAGAAGCAGTAACAAACTAAGGTGCAAGTTACATAGAGATCTGAATATAATATTGATAACTGTTGgtgaataatataaaactatttctaggaactcacctaacagtttaaatttcacctaacagtttaaatttttaaattgagatggtTATTTGACATGAAATTACAACATGGTTATTTGACATGAAATTACAACTTGCTtgatcaagcggtcacgagttcgaatctcatcaccaccattctatttgataaaaattaagcacaaggtagtgtaagcctgtgcaagtttcaaacccaaatgGCTTTCATTTGAAGatgtacattaaaaaataatataaatcatatcttgatgattatttgacatgaaATTACAACATGGTTATTTGACATGAAATTACAACTTGCTTgactaagcggtcacgagtttgaatctcaccaccgccattctatttgataaaaattaagcacaaggtagtgtaagcctgtgcaagtttcaaacccaaatgactttcacttgaaggtgtgcattgaaaaataatataaatcatatctcgAAGCGTTTCAAGCCCAAATAGCTTTCACTTGAAGGTTCGAAGCCCcatctaatagtttaaactattagattgagatgattatttgaaaAAGTACTAGAGTCTTGCTGACCAAGTGGTTACGAGTTCACctgtattataattaataaaacatttaaatacaAGATAGCAGTGTGGACCTAATGCAAGTCTAATTAACAATATAGGGATGGATGGGGCACTTGAATAGCGATTATGACCTCCAACAGACACGAATCAGAAATCTCAATCTTGAACTGAGGTATGATCATAGGCTGCAGAATAGGTGTATTTAGAGATTCAGGTAAAACAACACGTTTGGAAACTTCATGTAAGACTCTTGCCATTTGCTTTCTTATTGGTTTAAGCTAAAAATACTAATGCATAGTGGAACAGATTGGTCTCGGTACTGACAATTAAAGGTTCAGTTGGAAATTATAAAAACTGAAAGCATATATTTAGGATACCTACGGGCTGCCTGCTTCAATAAAGCGCTCAGCCATGACAGCATTTTGGCAGGTAAATTCTCCATACAGAGGAATCCTGGATGAACAAATTAAAGAAGTGCAGGTGAAAAAAGCAGTGGGTTAGCGGGGCAGAGTCGGTACATTTAAGAGAAACTACGAATCATATATATGGATAGCTTAAGAACTGGTATCGAAAGTAGCACTTTCATTAAAAGGCTAAGCACTGAACCTTAGCTGTTGAAATAGTCCAGGAACGGGAGATGAAACTGTCACCGGACTATTCAAAATTGCTAGTTTTGATATCTTGCTCTTGTTTTTCAGGGCCCAGGTCAATCCATATGAACCTACAAGAAATCCCTTTGGGAATATGAGAAGCATGTTAGGTATTGTTTACATGAATGGACTTGCAGCATTGATAGATTATCAAGCTTGAAAACCGAACCGAGACCAAAATGCAGACCTGGGAAGTTTTGTAAACCGAATAGGTAAATATTATATGAAGTTTTATCACAATTATGCTAGCTTGTGTTCAGCTAATTTATTCAAACCTGAACAACAAGGAAGAAGGGAGATTTGACCCCCAGCACATCAAGTAATTTATCAAGTGCTTCATGGAACTCCTTTTCTGCCACAGTTGAAAATTCTCGAAATGAGAGAATTGACGAGAATTAAAATGTTTGAAGTGCTTAATATCAGAAAACAAAACCTGTGTAGTCAAAGCCATATCCAGGTTGTGGCTTGTCACTGAAACCAAACCCTATCCAATCAGGTGCAAAGCAGTGGAACCCAGCATCTGACATCTATATAGGAAAAGGATAATTAACTTTACTATCGAAGAAATGTGTAATCTAGCTGTAGAAAACAGCTCAAGCAGGTAAGTTAATTTTCTGTGTGAGTTGATGAAAAGGGCTTTCCATCTTTGATTCTACTCGTTTTCTCGAGGGAACTTGTTTTGTCTTTATTTGGCACCTTTCTtctgaaggaaaagaaaatcctaACACCACAGAGCACTGGTCACCTATTATTCAGGTACCTACACTCCTCAAGTTGTTGATGACAGCTAAATAAAGAAACTTAACACACAATTAGATCTTGTTTAAGCAGATTTTGTTTGAAACAGAGGAAAATTTTGCCAAATTCCAGGCATTAAAAGGGTAGGTATTTCCATGCAATAAGCTGTGGTTATAGCTCAAGAACATGTGAATCCAGCAGAGTGGTAACCTGCATAAAATCCTGAAGCACAATCTCAGAACAATGTCATCAAGCCATGAAGACAAAAACCTCATCTCTTAATTTCTTCTGCAGAAATTGACCTTTCAAGTTAAACGTTCAGCTCCGCAGGTGAGGATGCAGTTAGAGATTCGATAGCCTTCACTAGTGGCCATTAATTTCTCATCATatacatgtaaataaatttgaagaactTTGCCGTAGagaaatttatatgaaaaagtCTAGGCAGTTTAgacattgaaaacaaaaggaaagtaTGAAGATGAATTAGAAACCAGGTAAGCAACCTGAGACATGACAACTCGATAACTGTAAGATTGTGCTGGCGCCCCATGTAAGAAGATAATTGTTCCACGGCGGCTGTCAGGAGATCCTGTCATCCAAACATATATTTGTCAAACAAGTAGTTAGAAACAAAAAGGAAGTACTGTTGGACGCCATAGATAAAAGTTTTACCAGTTTCTCTCACAAACCATATTAGCTCCCCAGATTTTACGTAGGAGCCATTTTCCTTTCCCTTGTCTTCTATCCTCTGCAtcagaaaagaaatgaatgaatgCTAGGATAaagaatatatttctttttttgacaTAATGACAAGCACTACTGTTTTAACGAATTTTATTCAACTAAAAAGACTACATGAACAACACTGAAATGATATGGCTTCTTGAGCTCCTTGattcaaaaaacaaaggatAGATATGCCTTCGCTAAAAATGGCACTGAACAGTTTAATCGATTGCCACACAGACTCATGTTTCAAATTCAAACATTTGATATCACCTCAAATAACAATTCGACCCAGaatcttatattaaaaactcTTAACAATTTCAAAAAGTAAGAAAATGATGGTTATGTGTAACCcaaaaacttgaaatatttatttcactAAAACTAACAGACTggacaaaattattgaatgttCAAGATTAAAGGGGGCTTGAGAAACATCACTCTACATTGAAAACAGTGAAgtgaaatcttaaaaaaaatcatgcaagttAAGTTGTATATATGCTTGATTGAGACAATTTAATTTAGTACTGCTAGCTAGCATAAGCTAAATAAGTATATAAAAGAATGCTTACATAGAGCATTTGGCCAACATTGCCATCCTCAGCAGGAGACTCAGGGAGCTGAATGGAAGAGCGGCTGGAAGGATTATCAGTGACAAAACCAAAGGGGTTGAAAGCTGGTGCATCTTTGTCTTTTTCATTGTCTTGGCTACTGTTTGTGGCATTTGCTATTATTAAtgtccctcttcttcttcttctacttgaGATCATACTTGTTTTTGTGCCTGTATTAATGTTGCTGGTGGGCATAGaagcaggaggaggaggaggaggaggagagagcAGAGACCATGTAGCCATTTTTGGTTTTGCTTTGGGAACGTGTGTGAAGTGAGAGACATAcagtcttttctttcttttgtttttaatttgaagaagtAATTAAACGGAGGCCACATTATtgtcattcatttattttgtggATATAATTTGACAAAGGGCAGTCGTGTTCGTGGCCTCACGCGCTTTTCCAGTGGCTATTGATGATTCTGCCTGGATTCTATTAACGGGTTGAGTCATATAAGATAATGCAaagataatacaaatattacagaaaaacaacaaaattaaatgatagcCATTTACAACAAAACTGCGAAGGACTTGGCTGTTTGTTGCTTGCTTGTGCTAACATTGGTTATTCATTCAACTTTTGCAGATAGAAGAAGGTTCCCAGAACAGTGAGCAGCTACGGGAGGAAGATGACCTTGAAACTGGGATTGAGGGCGATGACCTTGGGATAGAGGATATCGACCTGCCTGAAGGCAATGATCTTGAGGACAACTGCGAACAACTGTTTGATATTGAACACCATGTCCTTGAAAACAACAGAGCTGATGCTACAGTAGAAGGTGTTTCAGAATGGTGACTCCCAAAGGAAGGATTATCCACCACCTGTTGTGGGGATAGAGTTTGAATCGTATGATGACGCCTATAGTTATTATAATTGCTATGCTAAGGATTTGGGATTTGCTGTAACTGTGAGGGTTTTAAGACAAGCAAGGAAGCGCACAGCCATAGAAAGGGAACAAGAACTGGTTGTCTTGCCATGTTAAGGTTGAGGTGGAGGGTGGATGAAGTCAAGCCTGAGCACAATCACTTGTTTGATCCTGAGAGAGCACAAAATTCAAAGTCCCACAAGAAGCTGGATGCAGATGTGGAAGTACGGATATTAAATTGTATCGAACAGCTGCTGGAGACCCACTGGGCTATGGAAGCACACAGCACGcctcaagttttattttgtttttgtttttcatcgtATTTTATTACAACAGATCAAACATTATTCTCCATCAAACATCAACCAACAAACTCAAAATCCATCTTAGACATGTGTTGCACAACCAACGTCAAGCGGTATTGCAGTTCAacgtatttttgaattttatttaattttttttaatttaaaattaatttttatgtatttatttattgttttacctgtttatgtaaaaaataaattttaaaaaattaaaaaatatattattttaatatattttaaatacaaactacttttaaaaaagaaagcttaattagaaaaaacgcagtggtatttttataaatatgatcGGACAGGGCATCGATTGGAAATTAACCGAAGTTGCGAGGATTCGGTATAAATACACTAAAAAGAACGGCACCCATAAAGCAAAATGGAAGAAATTTCTTCAACTAAATCTTTTTCTCCCACTGAAGTCCCTCAGCTCCATTCTGAAACAAAAATCACTCACATAAATTTTCCTTAATCCTTGTTGGGTTTTGAAGCTGAGTTGGTGGTTTGGTGCTTGGTTTCTTTACAGGTAGAAAGAGGGGTCTCTCTTGATTTTCAGGTGAGTACTCATTTTGGTCGGAGATGGTTACTctctttttgtgtgttttagGGACTTCAAGTTTTGATGTGTCACTGAAACATTAACTTTTCTTGCTAGTAAGATTATTGCTTGTTAgcaccaaaagaaaagaaaggaaaggaaaagattgTTGCTTGTTTATGTCAGATCCTGATTAATTCTCTTTTGGAGGTAGATAACTGAATGATTGTGCATTTCTTGAGATGTTGAAGAAGAATCTATGTTTTCGTGGTCATGGGCTTTCTCTGTAAGGATTCTTAATGCCATGGAAGAGAAGTGGGTTGCTAGCAACTAATCTCTTTGTTAACAAACCTGATAAATTAATTTCCAGTGATTgttactttaatttaaaaattatttatttattgccaTTTGGTTTTGAGTATTTTGTAGATGGAAGAAGAGTGTCTTAACACAGAATCGGTGGGAAATGATGATGCTGCTGATGAATGTGGGATTGAAGGAGATTGTGCGATGACGGAATATGTCAATCAGACTGGTGTGATTGAGAACCCCCTGCCTCCTTCCGTTGGCATGGAGTTTGAGTCCTATGAGGACGTGTATTACTTTTACAATTGCTATGCCAAGCAACAGGGATATGGGATTCGAGTAAGTAATACATGGTATAGGAAGAGTAAAGAAAGATACAGAGGAAAACTTAGCTGCAGTAGTGCAGGCTTCAAGAAGAAAAGTGAAGCAAACCGACCAAGACCTGAAACAAGAACAGGCTGTCCAGCGATGGTGAAGTTCAGGTTGATGGAAAACAAGAGGTGGAAAATTATTGAAGTCGAACTTGAGCACAATCACTTAATTACCCCAGGAAGCGGTAAATTCTATAAATCTCATAAAATTATTGGTCCTGGGACCAAAAGGACATTGCAGTTGGATGGTCCTGAAGAAGTACAGAAAATTAAGCTGTTTCGCACTGTGATTGTTGATGCTGAGGGCAATGGAGGTGTGGATACTGATGGAGGACAGTTTGGGAATGATGTTCTCCTGCCCAGTCAATTGAAGCTCAAAGAAGGAGATGCCCAAGctgttcaaagtttttttttccgctTGCAATTGATGGATCCCAACTTCTTTTACGTGGTAGAACTTAATGAGAAAGGATACATGAGGAATTTGTTTTGGACTGATGCAAGGTCTAGGGCTGCGTATGGTTATTTTTGTGATGTAATTGCAATTGACACTATGTGCTTGACATACAAATTTGAAGTACCACTGGTTGCATTTATTGGAGTAAACCATCATGGACAACCTATCCTATTGGGATGTGGTATGCTTGCCGATGAAACAACCGAATCATACACGTGGCTGTTGAGGGCATGGCTTACATGTATGTTAGGACGTCCTCCACAAGCTATCATCACTGATCACCATAAGACCTTGCAAACTGCTGTCGCTGATGTTTTCCCGAGAGcttctcattgtttttatttgtcacGTATCGTGCAAAGAATTCCAGAGACTCTGGGagaattgtttgattttgaagcAATTAAAGTATCATTGAGTAAAGTAGTTTACTGCTTTCTCAGGCCTGAGGAATTTGAAGCAGCTTGGGAAGAGATGACACAGCATCATGGAATCAGGGATCATAAATGGATCCAAACATTATATGAGGATAGGAAAAGGTGGGTTCCAGCCTATTTGAAAGAGACATTTCTGGCAGGAATGTTACCGCTCCAGCAAAATGAAACTGCAGCATCATTTTTTGAAGGGTATCTGGATAGACATACATCTCTCAAAGAATTTATGGACAACTATGATCAAGCTTTACAGGCGAATCGTCAGCTTGAATCCTTGGCCGATATGGATTCGAGGAATTCAAGTTTTATGCTAAAATCAAGGTGTTTCTTTGA is a window encoding:
- the LOC7463840 gene encoding uncharacterized protein LOC7463840 → MATWSLLSPPPPPPPASMPTSNINTGTKTSMISSRRRRRGTLIIANATNSSQDNEKDKDAPAFNPFGFVTDNPSSRSSIQLPESPAEDGNVGQMLYRIEDKGKENGSYVKSGELIWFVRETGSPDSRRGTIIFLHGAPAQSYSYRVVMSQMSDAGFHCFAPDWIGFGFSDKPQPGYGFDYTEKEFHEALDKLLDVLGVKSPFFLVVQGFLVGSYGLTWALKNKSKISKLAILNSPVTVSSPVPGLFQQLRIPLYGEFTCQNAVMAERFIEAGSPYVLKLEKADVYRLPYLASSGPGFALLEAARKINFRDIASQIADGFASEGWDKPILLAWGIADKYLPQAVAEEFQKGNPNAVKLKLIEGAGHMPQEDWPEKVVYALRVFF
- the LOC18094865 gene encoding protein FAR1-RELATED SEQUENCE 6 isoform X1, whose protein sequence is MFSWSWAFSMEEECLNTESVGNDDAADECGIEGDCAMTEYVNQTGVIENPLPPSVGMEFESYEDVYYFYNCYAKQQGYGIRVSNTWYRKSKERYRGKLSCSSAGFKKKSEANRPRPETRTGCPAMVKFRLMENKRWKIIEVELEHNHLITPGSGKFYKSHKIIGPGTKRTLQLDGPEEVQKIKLFRTVIVDAEGNGGVDTDGGQFGNDVLLPSQLKLKEGDAQAVQSFFFRLQLMDPNFFYVVELNEKGYMRNLFWTDARSRAAYGYFCDVIAIDTMCLTYKFEVPLVAFIGVNHHGQPILLGCGMLADETTESYTWLLRAWLTCMLGRPPQAIITDHHKTLQTAVADVFPRASHCFYLSRIVQRIPETLGELFDFEAIKVSLSKVVYCFLRPEEFEAAWEEMTQHHGIRDHKWIQTLYEDRKRWVPAYLKETFLAGMLPLQQNETAASFFEGYLDRHTSLKEFMDNYDQALQANRQLESLADMDSRNSSFMLKSRCFFELQLSKLYTNEIQRRFEREVEGMYSCFSTRQAYVDGQVMTYLVKEEVEVEGSKRETRDFEVMYNASEMDVLCVCGLFNFSGFLCRHALSVLNQNGLEEIPPQYILTRWRKDMKRSYVLDHSCRGIDINNPIHRYDHLYKCIVRVVEEGRKSQDCSKATQQALADMLSKLHLVEDRPPAM
- the LOC18094865 gene encoding protein FAR1-RELATED SEQUENCE 6 isoform X2 — protein: MEEECLNTESVGNDDAADECGIEGDCAMTEYVNQTGVIENPLPPSVGMEFESYEDVYYFYNCYAKQQGYGIRVSNTWYRKSKERYRGKLSCSSAGFKKKSEANRPRPETRTGCPAMVKFRLMENKRWKIIEVELEHNHLITPGSGKFYKSHKIIGPGTKRTLQLDGPEEVQKIKLFRTVIVDAEGNGGVDTDGGQFGNDVLLPSQLKLKEGDAQAVQSFFFRLQLMDPNFFYVVELNEKGYMRNLFWTDARSRAAYGYFCDVIAIDTMCLTYKFEVPLVAFIGVNHHGQPILLGCGMLADETTESYTWLLRAWLTCMLGRPPQAIITDHHKTLQTAVADVFPRASHCFYLSRIVQRIPETLGELFDFEAIKVSLSKVVYCFLRPEEFEAAWEEMTQHHGIRDHKWIQTLYEDRKRWVPAYLKETFLAGMLPLQQNETAASFFEGYLDRHTSLKEFMDNYDQALQANRQLESLADMDSRNSSFMLKSRCFFELQLSKLYTNEIQRRFEREVEGMYSCFSTRQAYVDGQVMTYLVKEEVEVEGSKRETRDFEVMYNASEMDVLCVCGLFNFSGFLCRHALSVLNQNGLEEIPPQYILTRWRKDMKRSYVLDHSCRGIDINNPIHRYDHLYKCIVRVVEEGRKSQDCSKATQQALADMLSKLHLVEDRPPAM